A single genomic interval of Oryctolagus cuniculus chromosome 19, mOryCun1.1, whole genome shotgun sequence harbors:
- the LOC138846854 gene encoding nuclear factor 1 C-type-like: MDKSPFNSPSPQDSLRLCSFTQQNWPVIAVHSGIIRSPNPSSALHFPTTSILQQMASTYFPHTAIRYPPHLNPQDPLKDLMSLACDPASRQPGSDIFNENHISL; this comes from the exons ATGGACAAGTCGCCATTCAACAGCCCCTCGCCGCAGGACTCGCTGCGCCTGTGCAGCTTCACGCAGCAAAACTGGCCCGTGATCGCGGTGCACAGCG GCATCATCCGGAGTCCGAACCCGTCCTCCGCCCTGCACTTCCCCACCACGTCCATCCTGCAGCAGATGGCGTCCACCTACTTCCCGCACACGGCCATCCGCTACCCGCCGCATCTCAACCCTCAGGACCCGCTCAAAGATCTCATGTCGCTGGCCTGCGACCCGGCCAGCCGGCAGCCTGGATCG GATATATTCAATGAAAACCACATCTCATTATGA